From the genome of Salvelinus namaycush isolate Seneca chromosome 1, SaNama_1.0, whole genome shotgun sequence:
tgatgccagggATCCCAACTGACTGGGTGATATTTACCTGTAGGAAGGATGATGCCAGGGATCCCAACTGACTGGGTGATATTTACCTGtaggagggatgatgccagggATCCCAACTGACTGGTTGATATTTACCTGtaggagggatgatgccagggATCCCCAGTGTTTTCCCCAGCTTATTCTTGGTCTGCAGAGCGATCATAGCATCCAGGTTCTCTACAGGAGGATAGACATATAGAGGTTAGACAGGTCTCCACAACACCACTCATTCAGTATACAATCTATATTCTCTATTTATACGTTCCACTTTTTCCTTCCTTCTAGCTCTCCCctgctctacctctctcctctttttccaCAGCACTACCCATTATATACTATATTATCTATTTCTGTTGCTCTCTTTCTTTCCTATCTCTTCTACACTCCCATTTCTCTAccgttccctctctctttcctctttttcATTCaagaacaccactcattatactatgagggttctgattccagaacaccactcattatactatgagggttctgattcctgatcaccactcattatactatgagggttctgattccagaacaccactcattatactatcagggttctgattccagaacaccactcattatactatgagggttctgattccagaacgccactcattatactatgagggttctgattccagaacaccactcattatactatgagggttctgattccagaacaccactcattatactatgagggttctgattccagaacgccactcattatactatgagggttctgattccagaacgccactcattatactatgagggttctgattccagaacaccactcattatactatgagggttctgattcctgatcaccactcattatactatgagggttctgattccagaacaccactcattatactatgagggttctgattccagatcaccactcattatactatgagggttctgattccagaacaccactcattatactatgaggttTCTGATTCCAGatcaccactcattatactatgagggttctgattccagaacaccactcattatactatgagggttctgattccagaacgccactcattatactatgagggttctgattccagaacgccactcattatactatgaggattctgattccagaacaccactcattatactatgagggttctgattcaagaacaccactcattatactatgagggttctgattccagaacgccactcattatactatgagggttctgattccagaacgccactcattatactatgagggttctgattccagaacaccactcattatactatgagggttctgattccagaacaccactcattatactatgagggttctgattccagaacaccactcattatactatgagggttctgattcatGTTTTGAACAGACACTGCAGGTCTAGTAGCCAGCTGAACTGTCTAGTTGATACTGAAGACagctgtgctgttctgtgaaacGGCCAGTTCAGAGAGCTTTCTCATTGTCTCTTTcacttccatcctctctctccctctccctctctctccctctctactgtaGAGATGACGCTGTGTCACAGCCCCCGTGTCCTGCTCTTTGTGACCtttaccccctccctccctctatctctatctttccctccctctctctctctcactttctttctaTCCTTTATCTCCCTAAGGCAGATCAGTTGTGTGTAATAGAGGTGACTCATCCCTATCCACAATCACGGGTCACTGAGGACACAATGGCCCGTTGCCTGGCAACCTGTAATTCCATCCCCACGTCTCCACGGAACCTAAACATAATGTCGTAGGGGTTGCCAAGGAAACCCCTGTCTATTATGTAATGTATTCAATTTAGTCGTTATTATCGTTGTGTGTTATCTTTGTTCTGCTGTCTAAACGACACTAGTCACTGAGCCACCATGAAGTCAATCAAGTGGAAGGATATGAAAAGGACATGTCACTCCATAGCAACACACGTAGATACATCGCAACATGACACACCAGGGTAAAGTAGAGCCATATATAGCTGGAGATCTCAATACATAACTCTGGTGATTTTCTAACTAACATTAGCTGTGTAATGAATGTTAAGGGGTCTCCATAAATGTTGTGATGACAGTAAATGAGGTGGTATCTGAGTATTGGGGATGTTGGTGCTGTGTGAGGTTCTCAGCAGGAAGTCAATAGCTGATCAGAGGTTATTACCGGAAGTATTAATTGGTTGTGTTAAATCTTGTATGTATGGATCTGGTTGGCCGGGATCTGTTATTGTGGtggggcacgcacacacacacgcacacatgcacgcacacatgcacgaacccacacacagacacacacacacaaggttccACTACCTAGCATTACAAATCACTGACAGAAAACGtatatacctgtctgtctgtctgtctgtctgtctgtctgtctgtctgtctgtctgtctgtctgcctgtctgtctgtctgtctgtctgtctgcctgtctgtctgtctgtctgtcggtaaATCACACTTAGCCGAAATGTCACAGAAAGGTAAGAAAAAGATTGAAACGCCCAGAAcatcacaatgtgtgtgtgtgtgtgtgtgtgtgtgtgtgtgtgtgtgtgtgtgtgtgtgtgtgttacccacATAAAGCCGTAAAAATGAGGGTCCTCCCTGTGACATTATCTGTCTGAACAGAAGCACTATGCTCCACTGAACAAACAGATAACACCCatccccactaccaccaccagtcACATCCTGGATATAAACTGTAATATAGATAATAAACTGTGTCTTACCAAGGTAGTatatacatgttattatataGATAATAAACTGTGTCTTACCAAGATAGTatatacatgttattatataGATAATAAACTGTGTCTTACCAAGATATTATATACATGTATTATATAGATAATAAACTGTGTCTTACGAAGATAGTatatacatgttattatatatataataaacTGTGTCTTACCAAGATAGTatatacatgttattatataGATAATAAACTGTCTTACCAAGGTAGTatatacatgttattatataGATAATAAACTGTCTTACCAAGATAGTatatacatgttattatatatataataaacTGTGTCTTACCAAGGTAGTatatacatgttattatataGATAATAAACTGTCTTACCAAGGTAGTatatacatgttattatataGATAATAAACTGTCTTACCAAGATAGTatatacatgttattatataGATAATAAACTGTGTCTTACCAATGTAGTatatacatgttattatatatataataaacTGTGTCTTACCAAGATATTatatacatgttattatatatataataaacTGTGTCTTACCAAGATAGTatatacatgttattatataGATAATAAACTGTGTCTTACCAAGATAGTatatacatgttattatataGATAATAAACTGTGTCTTACCAAGATATTatatacatgttattatataGATAATAAACTGTGTCTTACCAAGATAGGAGACTCCCTCTTCAGGTGTGATGGTTCCATATTTCACCATCATCTTGACAAAGTCAATCAGAGTCTTCATGATAGTGATCAGAGTCTCTCTCTCCTGGGCGTCTTGCTCTGGaatcatcatcacacacacacacacacacacacacacacacacacacacacacacacacacacacacacacacacacacacacacacacacacacacacacacacacacacacacacacacacacacacacacacacacacacacacacacacaggtgtttatttgtttgtgtgtgcatgtggtgtgtgtgtgtgtgtgtgtgtgagagagagagcttgcatgcttggatatgtgtgtgtgtgtgtgtgtgtgtgtgtgtgtgtgtgtgtatgtgtgtgtgtgtgtgagagagagagcttgcatgcttgtatatgtgtgtgtgtgtgtgtgtgtgtgtgtgtgtgtgtgtgtgtgtatgtgtgtgtgtgtgtgtgtgtgtgtgtgtgtgtgtattcctacCTGAGTCTAGACTCTTTAGCAGACGGTAGAAGTTGGGGAAGTACTGAAGGTCCTGAAGACCATCCTCTGGGCTCAACTCgtttccctcatctctctctccctcgctcctctcctccccttctccctcacctctctctccctctctcctctcctcctcctccccttctctctcactctctctatcccagttgTTATCCACTGTGTCATCCCCGTCTCCTCTGTCCACGTCGTCATCAATGGCCGCCTgatcttcatcatcatcttctTCATCGTACCGATGGTTGGGGGAACCAGTAACAtcctggaaggagagaggaagagagtgagacagcatcatcatcaccattgtcatcatcaccatcatcatcaccatcacaatcatcatcatcatcatcaccctaAAAAAATTGTAtcgtcatcaccatcatcatcatcacagcaGTGTCTGATGGGAGGCATGCAGAAATTTTCATGCTAAGAATCAAAAAAATCTCAAATGTTAAATGTAATTGAATTTAGCCTTATCCCAGATTGTACCATGCTAGCGTCGGGATTCTGGTCATCCTGGTCACCCCGGGTCACGGGATAGTCCCCTCCCAGGTCCTCGATCTCATTGTTCTTTGCGTTCTTAGTGATGAGGTCCTGAAGAGCCTCTGCTACCTCGTACTCCAGACTGtctgcctggctgtctgttaTCTAGTGGAGGGacggagggtgagagggagagagggatagagagagagagagagagagagagagagagagagagagagagagagagagagagagagagagagagagagagagagagagagagggagagagagagtgggagagagaaagagagagagacagagagacagagagggaaagagagagagagagagggagagagtgggagagagaaagagagagagggaaagagagagagaaagggagagagtgagagagggtaagagagagagacagagaaggaaagagagagagagagagagaaagagagggaaagagagagagagagagagagagagagagagacagagagagagagagagagagagagaaggagagagaaagctcTTAGGTAAGTGCATCACTCACTATAAGAGGGGAATTACATGAATCAACCCCACTGTGAACTGTTAATCACGGTCTCTGActcacacaactacacacaaacaccagAAACATGCTGGTCATAGGGAAGTTCAGGCTTATTGGGCTCATCCATCTAAATTGGGTTTTCTTTTggcataattattattatttgactaaTATTGGTGGCCTTGTGGGAAACAATGGGCTGTGTTAGTAATGCCCAGGCCAATTTATGGTCCCAGTCCGTCCCTGACTTGCACAGTGTCCATCAGGGTTGGGatcattaaatgttttattcagtCAATTCAAGCAGTAAactaaaaaatgtaattccaatTCCATTTTTTCTCAATGCTTCCCTAtgacatttttgttttacattggAATTTCAGTTTCTTTCTTGAATTGATTGAATTGAAAAGTATTTTAGCCCTAATCTGATGTCCATTTGAGGGAAGACCAGAAACATTGACTGTCACACAAGATTTTGGGAGCCATTTCTGTGTTGTGTTTTTACCAGACAGCTGGACCTACCAGGCCCAGTCTGAGCAGCTTGGAGACGATCCTGTCAAATACCCCTCTGTCGTCCTCGTCGTATATCTTAGTAGCGATCTTCTGGACGATGTCTTCAGCCGTTAGAGGGGTACCATCCACCTGCCTGAAGCTCTCTGGGTCATCTGCAATCACAACCAAGGACACGACAATGTAACTAcacttgtgtggttgtgtgtgtgtgtcccactgGGTGCAGCACAGATCTGTCAGTTATGAATGAGCtgcagcctcctctcctctcctctcctctcctctcctctcctctcctctccccctctcttaaaTATTTCTCAGCTCACTAGGTTTATCCCTGTGCCAGTATGACTTTTATGTAACAAACTAAAACGCTGAGACTTAAGGCTGTATGCAGCGCTAGCACACCAGGAGACAGATGGCCAGcacgctagcacacacacacacacacacacacacacacacacacacacacacacacacacacacacacacacacacacacacacacacacacacacacacacacacacagataactgAACCATGTTCAGCTGAATAGTCAATACGTTAACGTCACAGAACCTACTTACCTCTGCCTCTAAATAATATAACAGAAGAGGTATATCTGAGCCATGTAGAGCACGTATAGAGAGGATGTGTTGTGTGATAATACACAACATAATAAGTTAAACTAGGTAGAACTCAACACTCAACAGTACATGTGCATAACAGTTCAGTACATGTCATTCTCTTTCTTCAGATAAAATACAAGATGTGCATCCAGGCTGATCTACAGAGAATATGGTCTAACTGACGAGGTGCCTTAGTTTCAGAGCcaacagcagtacagtacagtacagtagagtacagtacagtacagtacagtacagtagagtacagtacagtagagtacagtagggtacagtagagtacagtagagtacagtagggtagaggttagaggacagtagagtacagtagagtacagtagagtacagtagagtagagtacagtagggtagaggttagaggacagtagagtacagtagagtaggttagagtacagtagagtaggttagagtacagtacagtagagtacactacactacactacactacagtacagtacagtagagtacagtacagtagagtagtgtacagtacagtagagtacagtagagtagaggttagaggacagtacagtacagtacagtacagtacagtacagtacagtacagtagactagagtatagtagagtaggtTAGAGTATGGTACCGTACAGAATAGTAggttagagtacagtagagtagagtacactacagtaaagtacagtgcagtagagtacagtgcagtatttgtatttgtatatattatggatccctattagctgctgccaaggcagcagatactcttcctggggtccggcagaattaaggcagttatacaatttaaaaaacattataatacattcattacagaattcaaaacacactaagtgtgtgccctcaggcctatactccactaccacatatccaTAACACAAAATCcaagtgtacgtgtgtgtatagtgcatatgttatcatgtgtgtgtatgcatgtgtctgtgcccaTGTCTGTGTTACTTGACAGTCCCCGCCGTTCcacaaggtgtatttttacctgcttttaaatctgattctactgcttgcatcagttacagTACAAtacggtacagtacagtacactagagtacagtaaagtacagtacagtgcagtagagtacagtacagtagagtacagtacagtgcagtagagtagagtacagtacagtagagtacagtacagtacagtagagtagagtacagtacagtgcagtagcatagagtacagaataatacagtgcagtagagtagagtacagtacagtgcagtagagtagagtacagtacagtgcagtagagtacagtacagtgcagttgagtacagtacagtacagtgcagtagagtacagtaaagtacagtacagtacagtaaagtacagtacagtgcagtagagtacagtatagtacagttgagtacagtaaagtaaagcacagtgcagtagagtacagtacaatagagtacagtacagtagagtacagtacagtgcagtagagtacagtacagtacagtgcagtagagtacagtacagtagagttgagtacagtaaagtacagtacatcgGCAGTCATGCAAACACACATACaagcacgcacacagacacacataaatATTGAAAGAATGAAAGATATATAAGCGATGTTAGATTGAATGTGTCGTGTCACACAAAGCAATCAATTATTCTCCTGAATAACTCCCTCCGACCATATGGGGATGTTTCTCATACACTAAGAATATAACCTTGACCCAGAtcctgagaggagagagacttgGCGTCAGACCATAATGTCTCTAttcactttatagtgcactactcttgactagggctcatagggctctggtcaaaagtagtgcactacatagtaaataggttgccatttgggacacctccCATCAGTTCCTCTGAGAGGATCAAGAGGAGCCTCCTGATTGAATACTTCACATGAATCCTTCCTTATAGAAACCATGTACTGGGGCCTTTGCTTTCACCTGTCCAGCCATGTTAGATCAGTGATTAGGTCAAGGAAGGGAAGAAGGAAGGATTCAAGATGTATTTGAACAAGACCCTTCTCTTCTTTATGGTACCTGACATTTGATCCCAAGTCTAATACAACAGTTACCTGTTTCCCCGGAACTAGGTTGAGATGAAATACTGGGTCTGTGAGAGACTGGGTCTGTGAGAGACAGGGTCTGTGAGAGACAGGGCCTgtgttccaaatagcaccctattccctttatagtgccctaGTGGTGAactagtagtccactatatagaggatagggtgccatttgtgatgtaCTAAGTGTCTATAGTATCCTGTAGCGATGGAGGATTTAAGGCTTGTAGCTTAGCCTTAGCACTTCCACTGTCTCAGCCGACCGCCTGAGGAGAGataatcctccctctctccctccctctctctctctccccctctctctctctctctctctctctctctctctctctctcacagcagCGCAGGGCC
Proteins encoded in this window:
- the LOC120052912 gene encoding secretogranin-3-like, translated to MASKGMGVLLLLGIFAVTVSQISAFPTPAEDDKAVVYNRRLTEERPIQEQIAEADDVKAAVESADTKPAVEHKEVKEAEPEQENDDFTLLKSLAEGQRSKETNETPVRESLEEVPYFPDESDSTKNRRLAEDYDSTKMENGKYQDDPESFRQVDGTPLTAEDIVQKIATKIYDEDDRGVFDRIVSKLLRLGLITDSQADSLEYEVAEALQDLITKNAKNNEIEDLGGDYPVTRGDQDDQNPDASMDVTGSPNHRYDEEDDDEDQAAIDDDVDRGDGDDTVDNNWDRESEREGEEEERREGERGEGEGEERSEGERDEGNELSPEDGLQDLQYFPNFYRLLKSLDSEQDAQERETLITIMKTLIDFVKMMVKYGTITPEEGVSYLENLDAMIALQTKNKLGKTLGIPGIIPPTGKTPEDDDNTKAEAAKMQKEYENLKDSTKEDKTQLEPHHPGKSEIYLEAIRKNIEWLKKHNKDEGKDDYDLSKLRDFMDQQVDSYIDKGIIEKGEGETIKRIYGSL